A single Deinococcus sp. Leaf326 DNA region contains:
- a CDS encoding folylpolyglutamate synthase/dihydrofolate synthase family protein, whose amino-acid sequence MTELLDWLFARQRFGVRPGLERVHALLQALGRPQDSFRTVLIGGTNGKGSTAATLAAVLSAGGERTGLFTSPHLTRFSERFVVAGQELPTTQVMETLGRVRPLAELHEASFFEVVTALGCLLFAEAGVRTAVMEVGLGGRLDATNALEPVLSVVTNVGLDHTAILGDTVQAIAAEKAGILRPGRPALTGAAPELWPVLERQGADLWAAGRELIWDTRPLGWEGHEVELQTPAGNLTFRTPLLGRHGAANAALAAAAALRLGVAPGAVRQGAAAVHWPGRLERLPWRGGGVLLDGAHNPDGARALAQAMMDLGTGPLPLIFGAAEDKDLEGVAAALRPLASRVILTRAVLSPRAAEPGRLARLFPDTAVTLTETPREALEALPPGAQALACGSLYLVGELRPLLLGEAEEERERWQ is encoded by the coding sequence GTGACCGAACTTCTCGACTGGCTGTTCGCCCGGCAGCGCTTCGGTGTACGGCCCGGTCTGGAGCGGGTCCATGCGTTGTTGCAGGCTCTGGGGCGGCCCCAGGACAGTTTCCGGACCGTTCTGATCGGCGGCACCAACGGCAAGGGCAGCACGGCTGCCACCCTCGCTGCGGTCCTGTCGGCGGGTGGGGAGCGTACGGGCCTGTTCACCAGTCCTCACCTCACCCGGTTCAGTGAGCGCTTCGTGGTGGCCGGTCAGGAACTGCCGACCACTCAGGTGATGGAGACGCTGGGCCGGGTCCGCCCACTTGCCGAACTGCACGAAGCGTCGTTCTTCGAGGTGGTGACCGCGCTGGGGTGCCTGCTGTTCGCCGAAGCGGGGGTCCGGACCGCCGTGATGGAGGTGGGCCTGGGGGGGCGTCTCGACGCGACCAATGCTCTGGAGCCGGTGCTGAGTGTGGTCACGAACGTCGGCCTGGACCACACGGCCATTCTGGGCGATACAGTGCAGGCCATCGCCGCCGAGAAGGCGGGGATCCTGCGGCCGGGGCGCCCGGCCTTGACGGGGGCGGCGCCGGAGCTGTGGCCTGTGCTGGAGCGGCAGGGTGCCGACCTCTGGGCCGCCGGGCGAGAGTTGATCTGGGACACGCGGCCGCTGGGCTGGGAGGGTCACGAGGTCGAGCTGCAGACTCCTGCCGGCAACCTCACCTTCCGGACACCACTACTGGGTCGGCACGGCGCTGCCAACGCCGCGCTGGCGGCAGCGGCGGCCCTGCGACTGGGGGTTGCGCCCGGAGCCGTTCGTCAGGGGGCGGCAGCAGTCCACTGGCCCGGCCGCCTGGAACGTCTGCCGTGGAGAGGCGGTGGAGTGCTGCTGGACGGTGCCCACAACCCGGACGGTGCGCGCGCCCTGGCACAGGCAATGATGGATCTGGGAACCGGCCCTTTACCACTCATCTTCGGTGCGGCTGAGGACAAGGACCTGGAAGGCGTGGCGGCGGCCCTACGCCCCCTGGCTTCCAGGGTAATCCTGACCCGCGCCGTCCTCAGCCCGCGCGCCGCAGAGCCTGGGCGCCTGGCCCGGCTGTTCCCGGACACCGCCGTGACTCTGACTGAGACGCCGCGAGAAGCCCTGGAAGCTCTGCCGCCCGGCGCACAGGCGCTCGCCTGCGGCAGCCTGTATCTCGTCGGTGAGTTGCGGCCGCTGCTGCTGGGGGAGGCGGAAGAGGAGCGTGAGCGGTGGCAGTAG
- a CDS encoding manganese-dependent inorganic pyrophosphatase: MIAVFGHLNPDTDAIASALVYAHLLTRQGHAAQAYRLGELNFETAYVLRELGLDAPELLPELAAGSEVALVDHNESAQSALQLADYQVTRVVDHHKLGDLTTAAPAYLRFEPVGCTSTLILKLHREAGMSVEPADARLMLSAILSDTLHFRSPTTTPDDRQAVEFLAPIAGVDDVAGFALAMFAAKSDLGDTPADTLLKMDYKVFPFGEPEQTWGIGVIETTNPAYVFGRQNELLAAMDQAKAQDGLSGVLLSVVDILNETNRTLVLSATEQKVLGEAFGVVVQERVADLGNRISRKKQIVPVLEEYFAPQA, translated from the coding sequence ATGATCGCTGTGTTCGGCCACCTGAATCCCGATACCGACGCCATTGCCAGTGCGCTGGTCTATGCCCACCTGTTGACCCGGCAGGGCCACGCCGCGCAGGCCTACCGCCTGGGTGAACTGAATTTCGAGACGGCCTACGTCCTGCGCGAGCTGGGACTGGACGCCCCGGAACTGCTGCCCGAGCTTGCGGCCGGCAGTGAAGTGGCGCTGGTCGACCATAACGAGAGTGCCCAGTCGGCGCTGCAACTGGCCGACTATCAGGTGACGCGCGTCGTGGATCACCATAAGCTCGGTGACCTGACCACGGCGGCCCCGGCCTACCTGCGCTTCGAACCTGTGGGCTGCACGTCCACCCTGATTCTCAAGCTGCACCGCGAGGCAGGCATGAGCGTGGAGCCGGCAGACGCGCGGCTGATGCTGAGCGCTATTCTCAGCGATACCCTGCACTTCCGGAGCCCGACCACGACGCCCGACGACCGTCAGGCCGTGGAATTTCTGGCTCCCATCGCCGGTGTGGATGACGTGGCCGGGTTCGCGCTGGCCATGTTCGCGGCCAAGAGCGACCTGGGCGACACGCCGGCCGACACGCTACTGAAGATGGACTACAAGGTCTTTCCCTTTGGTGAGCCGGAACAGACCTGGGGCATCGGCGTGATCGAGACGACCAACCCGGCCTACGTGTTCGGGCGTCAGAACGAGCTCCTCGCGGCGATGGATCAGGCCAAGGCGCAGGACGGTCTGAGCGGCGTGCTGCTGAGCGTCGTGGATATCCTCAATGAGACCAACCGCACCCTGGTGCTGAGTGCCACCGAGCAGAAGGTGTTGGGCGAGGCTTTCGGGGTCGTGGTCCAGGAACGAGTGGCCGATCTGGGCAACCGGATCAGCCGCAAGAAGCAGATCGTCCCGGTGCTGGAAGAGTATTTCGCGCCGCAGGCCTGA
- a CDS encoding S-layer homology domain-containing protein — protein MKKSLIALTAALSFGLAAAQTAAPASAPQVPALTDVPAGHWAKDAIDRLVSRGIILGYPDGTFRGTQNLTRYEASVIIARVLDQIRSGETPTTGLNAEDLTALQNAIQELAADLAALGVRVSDLEENAVNKDDFARLEARIEEVATAQGDATALANIQAQIDELTSRADDYDTLRADVDDNASSIAALNDLTVLLNQDILDLQDRVSAVESAQADFVQRSDFNNLAGRVGVVETRVETVNNSLTGRIAALERNAFSIKPSLTLGYSVSRANRNFDIDRLFPLNADGTVANNAFTSGGVDSDTGAQRRDFGDFGNTSSPIVAGANGLYGFAAAAGPVYQEGSTDIGISLGFDTSGQFGQVTSATGGSLFNTGGRLSINSIDLNFGLTTRLPDDVCYDANGDGECSDAETDAVDAFYPGARDSSLIDPAGSVYRPVFFRFKNATTEFSVGNNPVIVTLGHNQKFYFADYAFDNNYDGRGDGFVVNVDGSNLPVLGAIKPKITTVYGSRDGDNAVNSGDYGVYYRGVRAQITPVGTLTAGLYYAQEGRDAFGAAAAAGQNAATVAAVPSDVTLYGADLHGKAFGVELHSEYTASRVTPVNSAAYTASAFYARAATRKTDLTFDLNTPAARLGSDTFNVSLYDLNYRRIEAGVTAISGISEYGYDTRRDYSSTRQNNADNPDNGVTAPFSNLYGRTTTASTTNDGLVGQKGFGVKAAVTLGPVSVGGYYDSSTSANGSMASTDPNLMVERGASAKVAASIFSLRGSYSELNSNRYQTYRNAGTNVALGATVTDSVYARRYAIQADVTPGLGLYVGAYYRDVSVDDQAGGMRRSSTDRGLFGRGYLASSFAPGVGANSYRAGLTCSESNFGTSVAVNGVSGDTDGVGGVLNPAVNLDANRTGVCFTSYGVEAGHAGNNANALVKDLFFRVGYGRVYVPTDATSTTGSFSGNIFYGDARYDRKVGAANVRLAGSFSNSNVRLDARPAGTRGAIGLIVRTDPLTGLPFSPQINGQVGYYTSQFDNDSSAATAALNANAVKYGAGIVLNDFLLPNTKIGVRYDGYSGVNRAYTPYDGAGTEGYFSDADTAGNRINLNGVYVEGAYNDLVFSYGNYTLSSRNASGTEIGSGLNNGQPARGQTFKITYKVNF, from the coding sequence ATGAAGAAAAGTCTGATTGCTCTCACCGCCGCGCTGTCGTTCGGCCTCGCTGCCGCGCAGACTGCCGCCCCGGCGAGTGCGCCCCAGGTTCCTGCCCTGACCGACGTTCCCGCCGGTCACTGGGCCAAGGACGCGATCGACCGTCTGGTCAGCCGCGGCATCATCCTCGGCTACCCCGATGGCACCTTCCGCGGTACCCAGAACCTGACCCGCTACGAAGCCTCCGTCATCATCGCCCGCGTGCTCGACCAGATCCGCAGCGGCGAAACCCCCACCACCGGCCTGAACGCCGAGGACCTGACCGCGCTGCAGAACGCGATCCAGGAACTCGCCGCCGACCTCGCCGCACTGGGTGTGCGTGTCAGCGACCTCGAAGAGAACGCGGTCAATAAGGACGATTTCGCTCGTCTGGAAGCCCGCATCGAGGAAGTCGCCACCGCTCAGGGTGACGCCACTGCCCTGGCCAACATCCAGGCCCAGATCGACGAGCTGACCTCGCGCGCCGACGACTACGACACCCTGCGTGCCGATGTCGACGACAACGCCAGCAGCATCGCCGCCCTGAACGACCTGACCGTCCTCCTGAACCAGGACATCCTGGACCTCCAGGACCGCGTCAGCGCCGTGGAATCCGCGCAGGCCGACTTCGTGCAGCGCAGCGACTTCAACAACCTCGCGGGCCGCGTGGGCGTCGTCGAAACGCGCGTCGAGACGGTCAACAACAGCCTGACCGGCCGTATCGCCGCGCTGGAGCGCAACGCGTTCAGCATCAAGCCCAGCCTGACCCTGGGCTACAGCGTGAGCCGCGCCAACCGCAACTTCGACATTGACCGCCTCTTCCCCCTGAACGCCGACGGCACCGTCGCGAACAACGCCTTCACCAGCGGCGGCGTCGACAGCGACACGGGTGCCCAGCGCCGTGACTTCGGTGATTTCGGCAACACCAGCTCGCCCATCGTGGCGGGCGCCAACGGCCTGTACGGCTTCGCGGCGGCCGCCGGCCCCGTGTACCAGGAAGGCAGCACCGACATCGGCATCAGCCTGGGCTTCGACACCAGCGGCCAGTTCGGCCAGGTCACCAGCGCGACGGGCGGCAGCCTGTTCAACACTGGTGGTCGTCTCTCGATCAACAGCATCGACCTGAACTTCGGTCTGACCACCCGTCTGCCTGACGACGTGTGCTACGACGCCAACGGCGACGGCGAGTGCAGCGACGCCGAAACGGACGCCGTGGACGCCTTCTACCCCGGTGCCCGTGACAGCAGCCTGATCGACCCCGCCGGCAGCGTGTACCGCCCCGTGTTCTTCCGCTTCAAGAACGCGACCACCGAGTTCAGCGTGGGCAACAACCCCGTCATCGTGACGCTGGGCCACAACCAGAAGTTCTACTTCGCCGACTACGCCTTCGACAACAACTACGACGGCCGCGGCGACGGCTTCGTAGTCAACGTCGACGGCAGCAACCTGCCGGTCCTGGGCGCCATCAAGCCCAAGATCACCACCGTCTACGGCAGCCGTGACGGTGACAACGCAGTGAATAGCGGCGACTACGGCGTGTACTACCGCGGCGTCCGCGCTCAGATCACCCCGGTCGGCACGCTGACCGCCGGTCTGTACTACGCGCAGGAAGGCCGCGACGCCTTCGGGGCCGCCGCCGCCGCTGGCCAGAACGCCGCGACTGTGGCCGCCGTGCCCAGCGACGTGACCCTCTACGGCGCCGATCTGCACGGCAAGGCCTTCGGGGTCGAGCTGCACAGCGAGTACACCGCGAGCCGCGTGACGCCCGTGAACAGCGCCGCCTACACCGCGAGCGCCTTCTACGCCCGCGCCGCGACCCGCAAGACCGATCTGACGTTCGACCTGAACACGCCGGCCGCGCGTCTGGGCAGCGACACCTTCAACGTGTCGCTGTACGACCTGAACTACCGCCGCATCGAAGCGGGCGTCACCGCGATCTCGGGCATCAGCGAGTACGGGTACGACACGCGCCGTGACTACAGCTCCACCCGCCAGAACAACGCGGACAACCCCGATAACGGCGTGACCGCGCCCTTCTCGAACCTGTACGGCCGCACCACGACGGCCAGCACCACCAACGACGGCCTGGTCGGCCAGAAGGGCTTCGGCGTCAAGGCGGCCGTGACCCTGGGTCCGGTGTCGGTGGGCGGGTACTACGACAGCAGCACGAGCGCCAACGGTTCGATGGCCAGCACCGACCCCAACCTCATGGTCGAGCGCGGCGCCTCGGCCAAGGTGGCGGCCAGCATCTTCTCGCTGCGCGGCTCCTACAGTGAGCTCAACAGCAACCGTTACCAGACCTACCGCAACGCCGGCACCAACGTGGCGCTCGGCGCGACGGTCACCGACTCTGTCTACGCGCGCCGTTACGCCATCCAGGCGGACGTGACGCCGGGCCTGGGCCTCTACGTCGGCGCGTACTACCGCGACGTATCGGTCGACGACCAGGCCGGCGGAATGCGCCGTTCGAGCACGGACCGTGGCCTCTTCGGCCGCGGCTACCTGGCCTCGAGCTTCGCTCCGGGCGTGGGCGCGAACAGCTACCGCGCTGGCCTGACCTGCTCGGAAAGCAACTTCGGGACCTCGGTGGCGGTCAACGGCGTGAGCGGCGATACCGACGGCGTGGGCGGCGTGCTGAACCCGGCTGTCAACCTCGATGCCAACCGTACCGGCGTGTGCTTCACCTCCTACGGAGTGGAAGCGGGCCACGCGGGCAACAACGCGAACGCCCTGGTCAAGGACCTGTTCTTCCGCGTTGGTTATGGCCGCGTCTATGTGCCGACCGACGCAACTTCGACCACCGGCAGCTTCAGCGGCAACATCTTCTACGGTGACGCCCGCTACGACCGCAAGGTCGGCGCCGCCAACGTACGTCTGGCCGGTTCGTTCTCGAACTCCAACGTGCGCCTCGACGCCCGTCCGGCAGGCACCCGCGGCGCGATCGGCCTGATCGTGCGCACCGATCCCCTCACGGGCCTCCCCTTCAGCCCCCAGATCAACGGCCAGGTGGGCTACTACACCTCGCAGTTCGACAACGACAGCAGCGCGGCGACCGCCGCTCTGAACGCCAACGCTGTGAAGTACGGCGCGGGCATCGTCCTGAACGACTTCCTGCTGCCCAACACCAAGATCGGCGTGCGTTACGACGGCTACAGCGGCGTCAACCGTGCGTACACTCCCTACGACGGTGCAGGTACGGAAGGCTACTTCAGCGACGCTGACACCGCCGGCAACCGCATCAACCTGAACGGCGTGTACGTGGAAGGTGCCTACAACGACCTCGTGTTCTCGTACGGCAACTACACCCTCAGCAGCCGCAACGCTTCGGGTACCGAAATCGGCAGCGGCCTGAACAACGGCCAGCCGGCCCGTGGCCAGACCTTCAAGATCACCTACAAGGTGAACTTCTAA